A region from the Acyrthosiphon pisum isolate AL4f chromosome A1, pea_aphid_22Mar2018_4r6ur, whole genome shotgun sequence genome encodes:
- the LOC100159002 gene encoding uncharacterized protein LOC100159002 isoform X1, with protein MRVCCLRVFVGGELWDCLLIVKFNREYVLYTTVDQLPFSVSAELCSLGLNGARDPMPTVMDANCLECVIKALANSDTLKQLVVRRMNSLASVDNNNIVVGFNDIRLVTPNKYRLPYTWCELYEKTDTEYRELENIMAWLSTLGGAFSSLGDQTEHCAIVAGNISLQQLKIAMRIGDPLTAARCKLYAAISLMQRGFHKQAKFIVQSQYMFIKSQLVVDERLIKMCCGVWTKLRYEWNRKKCLKKNSTL; from the exons ATGCGAGTGTGTTGTCTCCGGGTGTTCGTCGGCGGTGAATTGTGGGACTGCCTGTTGATAGTGAAATTCAACCGAGAATATGTGCTGTACACGACTGTTGACCAGCTTCCGTTTAGCGTGTCGGCAGAACTGTGCTCTTTAGGCCTGAACGGTGCTCGGGACCCCATGCCCACGGTAATGGACGCCAATTGTCTGGAGTGCGTCATCAAGGCGCTGGCAAACAGCGACACGCTCAAGCAATTGGTTGTGAGACGGATGAACAGCCTCGCATCGGTGGATAACAACAACATTGTGGTTGGCTTCAACGACATCCGGCTGGTGACACCAAACAAATATAGACTGCCTTACACATG GTGCGAACTGTATGAAAAAACTGATACTGAATACAGAGAGCTTGAAAACATAATGGCTTGGTTATCAACTCTTGGTGGAGCTTTTTCATCATTGGGCGATCAGACTGAACACTGT GCAATTGTAGCAGGGAATATTTCATtgcaacaattaaaaattgcaaTGCGAATTGGTGATCCTTTGACCGCAGCCCGGTGTAAACTGTATGCTGCTATTAGTCTCATGCAACGTGGTTTTCATAAGCAAGCTAAATTCATTGTTCAGAGTCAATACATGTTTATCAAATCTCAATTAGTTGTTGATGAGCgacttattaaaatgtgttgtgGTGTATGGACAAAGTTACGTTATGAATGGAAtcgaaaaaaatgtcttaaaaaaaactcaactctgtaa
- the LOC107884375 gene encoding uncharacterized protein LOC107884375 translates to MDIRSFLSKKKSDEDNASAVLEPHTSKNTSVSAQNDSIAQKRNFKIEWLKQYRWLVYSRHLKCGLCKHCVVFRPVVKRGLLGAFIVSEFTKYKDFLFHAKKHMQSEWHRDSVSQSTDFLKIMSDKEKSVIDQLNIAQLSQIEQK, encoded by the exons atGGATATTCGAtcgtttttaagtaaaaaaaaatctgatgaAGATAATGCATCTGCTGTGCTTGAGCCACACACATCGAAAAACACAAGTGTTTCTGCTCAA aaTGACAGTATTGCACAAAAaaggaattttaaaatagaatggCTTAAACAATATCGATGGTTAGTTTATTCTAGACATTTAAAATGCGGCTTATGCAAACATTGTGTTGTTTTTCGTCCTGTCGTTAAAAGAGGATTATTAGGAGCGTTCATTGTTAGTGAATTTACCAAGTATAAAGATTTTCTTTTTCACGCAAAAAAACATATGCAATCTGAATGGCATAGGGATTCGGTTTCTCAATcaacagattttttaaaaattatgtccGACAAAGAAAAAAGTGTTatagatcaattaaatattgctCAACTCTcacaaattgaacaaaaatag